One window of the Leptodactylus fuscus isolate aLepFus1 unplaced genomic scaffold, aLepFus1.hap2 HAP2_SCAFFOLD_80, whole genome shotgun sequence genome contains the following:
- the CREB3L4 gene encoding cyclic AMP-responsive element-binding protein 3-like protein 4 isoform X3, whose amino-acid sequence MDSSRPDLLLGCMFEPQDNLFHSEGFPGPDTVTFPLPEPHGFPGDKIYEDWQGLSDREDADEFLQMMINPNDVYSTEAAASESPESDSGFSDDPRPDTPIKCDGGAPLSQPAPVYELVYDIGAMEEQKTGGDMSSVISIQLAEDWHTPVLIPDSCIVSELPGLRKPAALPGRVATPDLLSVESLYPELHLTDEEKRLLSQEGVALPNNLPLTKAEERILKKVRRKIRNKQSAQDSRRRKKEYIDGLESRVAACSVQNQELHKKVLELEKHNISLITQLRKLQTLIKQTANKAAQTGTCVLILFFSLGLLIYPNYHPLRSGDAPSDGTTYMPTGVISRNILNKDGFVESTETPIAANPAPEPQDKMAENIVRTPDIVEQDTRPEVSKDRVPPVISTEKETAPLLQESAALRDLSKTGRTDEM is encoded by the exons ATGGACTCGTCCAGGCCGGACCTCTTACTTGGATGCATGTTTGAGCCACAGGACAATCTATTCCATTCAGAGGGGTTTCCGGGGCCGGACACTGTGACCTTCCCGTTACCTGAACCCCACGGATTTCCAGGTGACAAGATATACGAGGACTGGCAG GGGCTCAGCGACAGAGAAGATGCCGACGAATTCCTGCAGATGATGATCAACCCCAACGATGTGTACAGCACCGAGGCGGCCGCCAGCGAGTCCCCCGAGAGTGACAGCGGCTTCTCCGATGACCCCCGCCCAGACACTCCCATTAAATGTGACGGGGGCGCCCCGCTGTCCCAGCCCGCCCCAGTCTATGAGCTGGTGTACGACATCGGGGCCATGGAGGAGCAGAAGACAGGCGGGGACATGAGCAGCGTCATCTCTATACAGCTAG CAGAGGACTGGCACACTCCTGTGCTCATACCAGACAGCTGTATAGTCAGTGAGCTGCCCGGCCTCCGTAAACCTGCGGCATTACCCGGGAGAGTCGCCACTCCAGACCTGCTCTCGGTGGAGTCTCTG TATCCAGAGCTTCACCTGACCGATGAGGAGAAGAGGCTGCTGTCTCAGGAAGGGGTGGCGCTGCCAAACAACCTGCCGCTCACCAAG gcagaagaacgGATTCTTAAGAAAGTAAGGAGGAAGATCAGAAACAAACAGTCTGCCCAGGACAGCAGGAGGCGCAAGAAGGAGTATATTGACGGCCTGGAAAGCAG AGTCGCCGCCTGTTCTGTACAGAATCAGGAGCTTCACAAAAAGGTTCTGGAGTTAGAGAAGCACAACAT ATCACTCATCACACAACTGCGTAAACTGCAGACCCTGATCAAGCAGACGGCAAACAAGGCCGCCCAGACCGGCACCTGCGTCCTG ATTCTCTTCTTCTCCTTGGGTTTACTCATCTACCCCAACTATCACCCCCTGCGCTCTGGAGACGCCCCGAGTGACGGCACCACCTACATGCCAACTGGAG TCATCTCAAGAAATATTCTGAATAAAGATGGATTTGTGGAGAGCACAGAGACGCCGATAGCTGCCAACCCAGCCCCCGAACCGCAAGACAAGATGGCGGAGAACATAGTGAGGACTCCAGATATCGTAGAACAAGACACCAGGCCGGAGGTCTCCAAGGACAGAGTCCCTCCTGTCATCTCCACAGAGAAAGAGACAGCACCCCTGCTCCAGGAGAGCGCTGCTCTGAGGGACTTGTCTAAAACAGGGAGGACTGATGAGATGTGA
- the CREB3L4 gene encoding cyclic AMP-responsive element-binding protein 3-like protein 4 isoform X2: MDSSRPDLLLGCMFEPQDNLFHSEGFPGPDTVTFPLPEPHGFPGDKIYEDWQVSGQAGLSDREDADEFLQMMINPNDVYSTEAAASESPESDSGFSDDPRPDTPIKCDGGAPLSQPAPVYELVYDIGAMEEQKTGGDMSSVISIQLEDWHTPVLIPDSCIVSELPGLRKPAALPGRVATPDLLSVESLYPELHLTDEEKRLLSQEGVALPNNLPLTKAEERILKKVRRKIRNKQSAQDSRRRKKEYIDGLESRVAACSVQNQELHKKVLELEKHNISLITQLRKLQTLIKQTANKAAQTGTCVLILFFSLGLLIYPNYHPLRSGDAPSDGTTYMPTGVISRNILNKDGFVESTETPIAANPAPEPQDKMAENIVRTPDIVEQDTRPEVSKDRVPPVISTEKETAPLLQESAALRDLSKTGRTDEM; encoded by the exons ATGGACTCGTCCAGGCCGGACCTCTTACTTGGATGCATGTTTGAGCCACAGGACAATCTATTCCATTCAGAGGGGTTTCCGGGGCCGGACACTGTGACCTTCCCGTTACCTGAACCCCACGGATTTCCAGGTGACAAGATATACGAGGACTGGCAGGTCAGTGGCCAGGCG GGGCTCAGCGACAGAGAAGATGCCGACGAATTCCTGCAGATGATGATCAACCCCAACGATGTGTACAGCACCGAGGCGGCCGCCAGCGAGTCCCCCGAGAGTGACAGCGGCTTCTCCGATGACCCCCGCCCAGACACTCCCATTAAATGTGACGGGGGCGCCCCGCTGTCCCAGCCCGCCCCAGTCTATGAGCTGGTGTACGACATCGGGGCCATGGAGGAGCAGAAGACAGGCGGGGACATGAGCAGCGTCATCTCTATACAGCTAG AGGACTGGCACACTCCTGTGCTCATACCAGACAGCTGTATAGTCAGTGAGCTGCCCGGCCTCCGTAAACCTGCGGCATTACCCGGGAGAGTCGCCACTCCAGACCTGCTCTCGGTGGAGTCTCTG TATCCAGAGCTTCACCTGACCGATGAGGAGAAGAGGCTGCTGTCTCAGGAAGGGGTGGCGCTGCCAAACAACCTGCCGCTCACCAAG gcagaagaacgGATTCTTAAGAAAGTAAGGAGGAAGATCAGAAACAAACAGTCTGCCCAGGACAGCAGGAGGCGCAAGAAGGAGTATATTGACGGCCTGGAAAGCAG AGTCGCCGCCTGTTCTGTACAGAATCAGGAGCTTCACAAAAAGGTTCTGGAGTTAGAGAAGCACAACAT ATCACTCATCACACAACTGCGTAAACTGCAGACCCTGATCAAGCAGACGGCAAACAAGGCCGCCCAGACCGGCACCTGCGTCCTG ATTCTCTTCTTCTCCTTGGGTTTACTCATCTACCCCAACTATCACCCCCTGCGCTCTGGAGACGCCCCGAGTGACGGCACCACCTACATGCCAACTGGAG TCATCTCAAGAAATATTCTGAATAAAGATGGATTTGTGGAGAGCACAGAGACGCCGATAGCTGCCAACCCAGCCCCCGAACCGCAAGACAAGATGGCGGAGAACATAGTGAGGACTCCAGATATCGTAGAACAAGACACCAGGCCGGAGGTCTCCAAGGACAGAGTCCCTCCTGTCATCTCCACAGAGAAAGAGACAGCACCCCTGCTCCAGGAGAGCGCTGCTCTGAGGGACTTGTCTAAAACAGGGAGGACTGATGAGATGTGA
- the CREB3L4 gene encoding cyclic AMP-responsive element-binding protein 3-like protein 4 isoform X1: MDSSRPDLLLGCMFEPQDNLFHSEGFPGPDTVTFPLPEPHGFPGDKIYEDWQVSGQAGLSDREDADEFLQMMINPNDVYSTEAAASESPESDSGFSDDPRPDTPIKCDGGAPLSQPAPVYELVYDIGAMEEQKTGGDMSSVISIQLAEDWHTPVLIPDSCIVSELPGLRKPAALPGRVATPDLLSVESLYPELHLTDEEKRLLSQEGVALPNNLPLTKAEERILKKVRRKIRNKQSAQDSRRRKKEYIDGLESRVAACSVQNQELHKKVLELEKHNISLITQLRKLQTLIKQTANKAAQTGTCVLILFFSLGLLIYPNYHPLRSGDAPSDGTTYMPTGVISRNILNKDGFVESTETPIAANPAPEPQDKMAENIVRTPDIVEQDTRPEVSKDRVPPVISTEKETAPLLQESAALRDLSKTGRTDEM; encoded by the exons ATGGACTCGTCCAGGCCGGACCTCTTACTTGGATGCATGTTTGAGCCACAGGACAATCTATTCCATTCAGAGGGGTTTCCGGGGCCGGACACTGTGACCTTCCCGTTACCTGAACCCCACGGATTTCCAGGTGACAAGATATACGAGGACTGGCAGGTCAGTGGCCAGGCG GGGCTCAGCGACAGAGAAGATGCCGACGAATTCCTGCAGATGATGATCAACCCCAACGATGTGTACAGCACCGAGGCGGCCGCCAGCGAGTCCCCCGAGAGTGACAGCGGCTTCTCCGATGACCCCCGCCCAGACACTCCCATTAAATGTGACGGGGGCGCCCCGCTGTCCCAGCCCGCCCCAGTCTATGAGCTGGTGTACGACATCGGGGCCATGGAGGAGCAGAAGACAGGCGGGGACATGAGCAGCGTCATCTCTATACAGCTAG CAGAGGACTGGCACACTCCTGTGCTCATACCAGACAGCTGTATAGTCAGTGAGCTGCCCGGCCTCCGTAAACCTGCGGCATTACCCGGGAGAGTCGCCACTCCAGACCTGCTCTCGGTGGAGTCTCTG TATCCAGAGCTTCACCTGACCGATGAGGAGAAGAGGCTGCTGTCTCAGGAAGGGGTGGCGCTGCCAAACAACCTGCCGCTCACCAAG gcagaagaacgGATTCTTAAGAAAGTAAGGAGGAAGATCAGAAACAAACAGTCTGCCCAGGACAGCAGGAGGCGCAAGAAGGAGTATATTGACGGCCTGGAAAGCAG AGTCGCCGCCTGTTCTGTACAGAATCAGGAGCTTCACAAAAAGGTTCTGGAGTTAGAGAAGCACAACAT ATCACTCATCACACAACTGCGTAAACTGCAGACCCTGATCAAGCAGACGGCAAACAAGGCCGCCCAGACCGGCACCTGCGTCCTG ATTCTCTTCTTCTCCTTGGGTTTACTCATCTACCCCAACTATCACCCCCTGCGCTCTGGAGACGCCCCGAGTGACGGCACCACCTACATGCCAACTGGAG TCATCTCAAGAAATATTCTGAATAAAGATGGATTTGTGGAGAGCACAGAGACGCCGATAGCTGCCAACCCAGCCCCCGAACCGCAAGACAAGATGGCGGAGAACATAGTGAGGACTCCAGATATCGTAGAACAAGACACCAGGCCGGAGGTCTCCAAGGACAGAGTCCCTCCTGTCATCTCCACAGAGAAAGAGACAGCACCCCTGCTCCAGGAGAGCGCTGCTCTGAGGGACTTGTCTAAAACAGGGAGGACTGATGAGATGTGA
- the LOC142188806 gene encoding cocaine- and amphetamine-regulated transcript protein-like, with translation MARARRCPAQTSPKHCALLMALYLSALILPGKSEDPRLEVYQEEELPLQANSLAVALGDILDYTQDKALVLEKKALQVPRCDVGERCAMKHGPRIGKLCDCLRGASCNTFMLRCY, from the exons ATGGCGAGAGCGAGGCGCTGCCCTGCCCAGACGTCCCCCAAACACTGCGCCCTCCTGATGGCGCTATACCTGTCTGCACTCATCCTGCCGGGGAAAAGTGAGGACCCCAGACTGGAAGTATATCAGGAGGAAGAGCTCCCCCTGCAGGCCAACAGCCTg GCTGTGGCCCTTGGAGACATACTGGACTACACACAGGATAAAGCCCTGGTCCTGGAGAAGAAGGCGCTGCAGGTTCCCCGG TGTGATGTCGGGGAGCGCTGCGCCATGAAGCACGGACCGCGCATCGGGAAGCTGTGTGACTGCCTCCGCGGGGCCTCCTGTAATACCTTCATGCTGCGCTGTTACTAG